The sequence ATGAAGCGCAAATGAATTAAACTACAGAAAACGAACAATTTTGTCTTCATGTACTGTCAGGCCTGCACTAGTTTAGGGAAGATCACATTATTCCTCCATTTTCTGTCTATAACAGAAAGTGAAAGGAATCTGCTTCCTCATTGTAGTTTACGCATAGCAGAGAAAAGCATGTCCGTGCATCACCGCAGTAAAGATAGTTTAGCGGTTTAACATTCGGACGTTTATAAGTTGTGAATCCGCATCGCTCTGCTGTGTACATGAacacattattacattttgcaAACATTGATTTGTGAATTCATATGAATCGGTTTCCCCCGCGTTTTATTTTTGCGACGTTTTGTTTTCAAACGCCTATAACTCATGAAGCTGAAGACCTAAACACCTAAAATACCGTCATCTTGTCCACtttcatttgtgatttttttcacagcaaagtTTGTCTGCCAAATCGTGTTTAGTTGTTATATACGGAGGATGACAAATACACAGTCTCTACCATTCACAGCTACTTATACATGCACTCAAAGTTGATCCCGATTTACCTGTTTATGCAGCATAATTTGGTATAACTTTCACAAACAAATtcgtattttttatataatcttacACCTGTGTTTATTATGTCCTGTATAATAGTATTAACGGTTTGAGATATTATACATAATGAGCCTGTAAATTAAACAAGACAAGTGAGTCATACAAGTAACTGTACCGTTGTGATTGGTGAattgtttcagtgttttgtttgtctttcacaTGTTGCTTTACTTTATAAAGATAGTTTCACAAATGGCATTTCAATTTTCTCATGttcttattcataaaaaaagctGCGTCATTGTTAGGTCACcataaaaatgttcacaaaTTGACTTTATTACTTAAAATGGctttatataatacataatcATAGTGAATTATGGCTTAAAAGGAACAGAAGGCATACTATTCCTAAAAATTGCCTGCGGTACACTATTCTATGTTTTTGAGTTTAAAATGACTCTTTAGATTTGTGAAACATTTCAAGGATCAGTTGAAAACTTTCATATAATTTAGTCAATTGTAAGTCTAATTGAAATAGATAAATCCTTGATTTTGCTTCTTTATGGCAATTATTATGtatgtttacagtttattaacgtaaattatgttttattaaagttcGGGAGGAACCGGTTCCGAGCCCGGCGCACTATACGCTTAACCTTCATATCCATGCTTTACCAATCCATCCAACTTGGCTGCTTATCTGCGAGGGGGAATTCGTGAAATTAATCTAAACTTACTCTTTCATACTTTTTCTATGTAGGGTTTGCTTAAGTCTGTTCTAAGCAAGTATGCAATTCAATATACGATATTagtaacataacaaaaatgcattttctaatATCGCCTTTTCTGTATGTCCTATtagtattttctgttttaacaaTGTGTACCATACAGTGGAATTCAGTTTTACTGTCTTCATAAACCAACAATGATGTAAAATTACCCAAAATATGCATGTTGTGTATGTTGTAGAGGAATCAGACTGTACAACATATcattttagtatatttattaTGAATAACAAAACCGTGTGATAGGCACATCAAATCACAAATCTTCGCACTTTGAAGCACAAAgtatagatgttttttttcttcctatTCATTATGGAACTTTGGCAGTTTATCCCCTGGAACGACTACATGCTTGACTCCTGCTTCAGTGATCAAAACAAGGTGAACCACACCGCCGCTCACATTGTCTCGACCCATAGCCAAAGCCAAAGCTGCAGAGACGAAACACAGAGGCATTCTTATCAGtacataaagcattttttcatcTACACACATAAATAACGCAAGCagacttatttttattttgaaaacctAATGTAAAATtcagttatcatttactcaccttcaagctGTTACAAAtgtgtatgcatttctttgttctgttgaacacagaagaagaaattttgaagaatgtatgacagcaaacagttctggggcacttatGACTcgatttgtttttttcctacaatggtagtcaatgggagttgagatctgtttggttgaaagCATTATTCAAaaatcgttctctgtgttcaccagaacaaagaaatgtaaacacatttgacacaactcgaaggtgagtaaatgatgagagaatttccCTTTCAGGCGTTATACCTATCACTGTCAgaattcacatttattataaaattacataagtctgaatttaaataaaattaggGTGGCATTAGGGTGTGTCACGATTAGGTCTTCTGTGAATTTTACACGTGGTCTAAACCTGCATCTGCTAAATCTGCCTACATACAGATGATGCTGAGACGCCATTGGTCAACCAGTGGAGTACAGAACACTtctataaaatgataaatgtattctaatataaaataatcttaACATTACATCAGCtaatagaataaataataaatatactttgttTAAAGTAAttagttgtttaaaaatattttttttctttaaaagtgttCCAAGTAGAGGTGGGcgatatggacaaaaaataatatctaGATCATTTTGCCGATTTTAACGATAACGATAATTAGACgatatccattaaaaatgtgattttaaagtcTGAGTTACTTAatcactgatgataataatggcCACAATGCTGAATGAAAAcagtgcttatttattttctttaacatgtaagtattcaagtaaaaacaattaaaatacatacaaaatactaaTTGAACTAGTGTAAAAACATCGAACTCTGAGTAAACATTCAGTTGTACACCTCTGCTGTAATGTAAATTGTGCAGCATACAAGcaagatgaaataataataataatgaacaaatagcATCTGTAAACAAAGTACTCTGTAACATATTGCACACAACCATGTGTCCTTACAGCCTTATTGCCTTACCACCTATGGCCTTATTGAACAAATACCTAAATTCAAGTACTGCCCATCAGCCCTCTAAGTTTCTGAAGTCCTGCAGCAGTGAGGATGGTGTTTGTATAGATCTGAATCATGGCACCACAACCCTGGCATTCAAGTTCCGACATGGAGTTATTGTGGCTGTTGACTCCAGAGCATCAGCTGGCAAATACATAGGTAAGTAATGTATCAGTGCAACTGACTGTTGTGAACGATGTTATCAGCATGTAGCCTATATGGGAGAACACCATGTCAAAATGTATACCTGGTATATCTTAATTTTTCTCTCTAATGTGATGCAGCATTGAAGGAGGCTAATAAAGTGATAGAGATCAACCCTTACCTGTTGGGCACCATGTCAGGCAGCGCTGCAGACTGTCAGTACTGGGAGAGACTGCTGGCTAAAGAGTGCAGGTCTGTCTCAACATGCTTTTGATAGGGATGTGCTTGTGCTTACAGTATGAAGATACCATCTCATGTTTTTAGCTGTGTCAGGAAACGTTTcagaaagcttttaaaaaaatttaatctTACCATAAGTAATACTTGTACACAAAATGATCTACTATATATAATCTGCTAATGACTATTGTGAATGACTATTGTGAACATTTCCTTCCAACTACTGAGGGATTTTATTTGgaaatttaagaaatgtttcttACCACTTTACTGTTTTGAACACCATTATCGGTCTTTAATTTATTCATCAGCAAGTATTTGTGCTTTTACAAACAGACTTTATAAACTACGCAACAAGGAGAGGATCTTGGTGTCCGCAGCATCTAAACTCCTGTGCAACATGATGTTGGGATACAGAGGGATGGGCCTCTCCATAGGCAGTATGATCTGTGGCTGGGACAAACAGGTGAACTGTGTTCTTAGCTATAAGTATGAGGGCCAaaattgtacatttatatttacatttagtcatttagcagacgctttatccaaataagcgacttacagagagttcagagAGCAtgtatgtcatacaggagcaataatacaataagtgcTAATACCAAGCTacttgtttcaacaaaagccagaacaataccgGTTGAGATAAAGAGAcagggttagttttttttcttctcatttgcatgtcaagtattcacagaagagatgggttttaagtagtttttcgAATGTTGTGTGAGATGTGGTTGGACGGACTTGTAGTCCCCAAGAGTACAGTGTAACACATTGAAAACGCATGTGAGAAATGGTTCTTTCTAAAACTCATGTCTCCCGACCATAAGTCAACAGGTCTGTGATGGGGATAGATTCATGATAGATTCTTTATCTTAGTATGATAATTGCATCCTCTTTAGTTCAACTTCaaagatctgtttgtttatttgtttttttaatctattacAGTCATTCAGACACCAGCTATTTATTTAGGATATTTTTTACTAATGGGTGCAGGATGCAAGTATTACAAGTAAGGGGCTGTATCCACTGAGGCGCTTTAAAGTGGGTGAAAACGCCAGGTGCTCTGCTGAAAAGGCCCGCTCTAGGCGCAGCATTCTGCCCCAAGTTGAGCATTGAACGCCGGCGTTGAGCATGGGAAAAACACGTCAACTGAAGACAACAAAGAATACCACAATTTGTGAGACAGTCTATCAAAGTTATCGGACATTATCAGATTAAGTCATTCTGACACAGTTAAACTCTGAGTtcttgtcatgttttattaacattaattattttctaaACTATACCCAATAAACTGTGATAATGTGAGAAATGTTGAAGATGTCTGAACAGATTTTGGTTTGACTGTACAGTGTACTGAATACTGTCAGCTAAgtcatataattatattattataagaTCTTTTTTCTCATAATCAGGCTGTATCAGCCATAATTATCGTCGACATACTATTagcttttaaattaatttgcaaACTGTTTTTTCCTCACATTAGGGTCCGGGTCTGTACTATGTGGATGACAACGGCACCCGTCTCTCTGGGCGGACGTCTCCACTGGTTGTGGTAACAGTTATGCGTATGGTGTGGTGGACAGTGGATATCGTGAGGATATGACCGTGGAGGAGGCGTATGAGTTGGGCAGACGTGGTATTGCTCATGCCACACACAGAGATGCTTATTCTGGTGGTGTGGTCAACCGTAAGTACATTCAATGCATTACAATAAAACCTTACTTATCCGTTTTGTAATTGGAATAAAAATGttgatgcaaaaaaatatatatataatgttgtGCAGTGTGTATTCCGAAATTggttaatatttttgttaattaaaacaatctgttattcatttgtttcataCCATTTCTCCTTTTAGTTTACCACATGCAGGAAGACGGCTGGATCAAAGTGTGTAAAGAAGACGTGTCCGAGTTAATCCACCGCTATAAGAAAGGAATGTTCtaaatcttcaatttaaatgTTCTTCAAACTCTGAAAATTGATGGATTAATTGTTGTCactaaagaataaaaaaatcttaaatctgaTTGATTTTTTGTGCATGCTTTATATTTGAACTGCATTTCACTAGACAAAGCTCATTTGCCTTAACGTATATCTTCCAATATTTCTGCATAACTGTCTAGGTTTGCATTTTCTGCTGGGCAGCTTTtgataatgtaaaatgtattatttccttTAGAACAGtgtacataatgtatgtatattctGCAAGACAAATTCAGATTTGAACAACACTATTTGTCATTTAGGtctattttgaatatattttggtAGCAATTTACAATTAACTTTAAGGAGtgagcttaaagggacagttagtcctaaaatgaaaattctcttatTGTTAACTCATCCTCATCCCAGATTTATAGGATGTACTCTCTTCAGTTAAACGCAAATAATTTGCCATTTTAACATTCAtattatgcaaaacacaaaacacagagtACATTATTACTGCATTAAGCATAATGTACACTGACATTATTTTTTCTGAtcaagtttttcttttattggtTTTCACAGTATACATAAaggagaagaaaaaaacaaaatagtcTCTGCATCCTCCAAACACCGGTCATAAGGATTATGACATTATATATAATCAGATTTCTGTAAGCAgcaaaaagtaaagtaaacataaatatcATTCGCCTTTccttttcatttacattttcatattgtCTGCTTTCATTTCCTCAACAAAAGTTAAGAAAGGTTGCCAGATATCATATAACGCCCAAGCAGATCCTCTGACTGTATATCTTATTTTCTCAAATATAAGATGATACATGACTTCTCTTATCCAGTGGCCATGTTGCGGTGGTTTAGGGTCTTTACATTTAATCAGAATCATTCTCCTAGCCAGAAGGAAACAAAAGtccactttttttgttaaaaaaataaaaaatgaataccgAATATGTGAAGTCTTGTACATGTCCAGAACATATGTAGCAGAGTGGCGGGAGCCTGCCTACATCTATCACATGTGGGATCTATGTCAGCTTGAATCTTAGAAAGTCGGACCTTAGACCAGTGCAAACGGTGTacaattttaaattgtttttcattatgtttaagGGAAGTGGATGAAGAGAAAattccttttattattttatgccaaaTTTCCTACGAGATTAATTCATCTAAATCTGTCTCCCAATTACTTTTGATAACTTTTGGATCCTGCAGACAGCCTGTTTTTGGATTGGAGTCTAATAAAGAAGCAGGAGGGCGTGATGGAAAGGAGTTAGAATTCATGCTACAAAGTTCTGAAGTTGCAAGTATCTGTAAAAATGGGATTTGGGAATATCGTATTTCTGTACCAACTGTTCGAAGGAAAACCACACCCTTTCTAGACCACATTTCAAAAGAATCTTCCATCATTGATGGGACAAACCTTAAATGTTAAGCAATTGGTGCAGACTGTGATAAATCTTAAAGGAAAAATGACCGTCTAATCTGAGTCCAGATTTTAACTGAATCTATAACAACCGGATTGGAAGTCAAGTTAGAGGTTGGCTGTGTGAATGGTATTTTAGAGGTCAATAAAGCTGCTTGAGAGGTGGACCCCACCGAAGCCTTCTACAGAATTGTCAATGCATGGGCAGtgattgtaattttttatcCAGAACAGCAATGTTCGTATGTTGTCTGCCCAGTAATAAGACATGAAATTTGGGAATGCCATCCCTCCTTCATTACGAGGTCCTTACAGACTGCTTCtttaaatccttggtgtttttTTGTCCTAAAAACTTAAGGTGGTTATCTGATTATTTTGGAGAAGCAAGATTTTGTCAGAAAAAATCGACAGTATTGAGAAATGTACAAATACTTTGCTAGCACACTTATCTTTATCATATTAATTTTTCCACCTAATGAGAGAGGTAGGAGGTCCCAACACTCAAAATCCTGTTTCAAATAAAAGAGGTGGAAAGTTGACCTCATATAAATCTTTATGGTTCTGTGTAACCCGAACCCCAAGATGCTTGTGTGAAAAAAGACTGTATCTGAGTATTGAGAAATGTGTGAAAATTACTATAAAACCAAACTCTATCAGATGAATCAAATTTTTAATctagctgtttttattttggcatACAACATTGTAACAACTTAACtgacaattttaaaaacaatacatgcAAAGACAATAGCGTGCATACTATATATTAGttcataaacaacatttatgttACAATTTACTGCAACTAAAGCCTTAATTGTAAACACTTAAAAACGTATAAAGGATGAGTCATCCAAGACACTTGATAGCCAATGATATTATTTTGGGTCACATGTTGCTGGGTAGAGTGTAGTGAAGCATGTTCCGCTTGAACTCACTTCAGTGCAAGTTAGCAACCAGGCTCTGAACAAACAACTAAAATGTGATGAAGAATGTTCCACTCCTAGTGTAAGCATGAAGGTTTGAGTGATAGAGAggtgtatacatttatttgtactATATCAGTTGTTGCAATTCTCCTTAATAGaaatttaataaacacttttCCTGTTGTCtacacaacaaataatttttaaaaccTCTAAAAATCATACATGGCTTGAGAAATGGCTTAAGAAAGAACTAATGAATAAATATAGTATGCTTGTCTGCTATCTATGTATTCTAATTCTGAACCATTCATGTATAATGGTTTTGAATAGGCTAATATGTCAAATCATTTGAGACAAATGGAAGAGGAAAAAAACTTGTAAACCATTGCTGaatactgtatttacatatATGTAGGCCTGAGAGTGACACTAAACTCCCATTGTATGATAATTTCCTATAACATTGCcagaaaacatttttggaaatgAATGAAGAGACAAAACATACTTGCAACCCAACTTAATAAACACCCTTAACATTTACAATGTAAATCTGCATCGTGTAGCCTGTGACTCCTGTAGCCTGTTAAGGTGGCGCATAAGAGTAAATGGATAAAAAAGTTGTTAAAGTTCTGCTTTTACGTTCTCTCACCGTAATGCAGAAATACTGACAGATCTTGatattttgcaattttattattttaatatcataaaatatattttaaggtcTTCTAGCATTGCAAATGGACCAACAAGATAAtgatagaccacttcgcaagatgtaaaaACTGGTCCACCAGCACttgtggtttattttttatatattacacatataattaaatattaaagatattcgtttatcattttgataaatgttctgttggttgtattctgTTAAAACATATGggcagtgttaaaaaactgaaacagttagttcttctggaccagtgttagACCAGCATTTTTTTGTCCCAAGTGGTCTATAACCTCagtaaaataatgacaaatagaggagaatttatattattattttatttagatttaacTGTTTTTCCGCAAAACTCTttttaaatttaacataaacGTTCCCTTGAGAAGATCTATACTTTTACAATTTGAAAATCttatcattaaaacaaaaatagtcACTGTTTGATAAAAGAACAAGAAAATTAAGGGATACATCAAATTTACCTAAAACTagataaaaagtttaaaattagACAGATCAACGTTAATGAAACTGTAAACATCCCATCAACAACTCTAACAACAAACTTAACATAGGAGATGTATATGCAATGAGGAAAATGAAAAActtatcacatttataaaagtaaaggaAAACATCTGTGAATAATATGTATCTTTTTGGCaaattacatttgcatttaattaaGATTGAAgaaatttcattaaattaatttattatgcTCAAACAATATCACTAccacatttactttaaaattagCATCAGATTTTTGTTGTGggaaaaaataacaacacaacaagagAATAAACCCTAGAATAAATAAACCCAAACTAGAGCTGCTTTAACAAATTTATGAAAGACAAATTTTTGTGAAGACTTTTTTCTAGATGTATCCATCTCCTCTCTACAAGTCCTTTGTGCCATAACATCCATACTTCAAATTATTCTCTGTTTGCAGTACAGTGATAAGACAGACCtacaaaaattacattataCAGATAAGTAATAGACAATGATATACTGATCTACAATTTTgaataaacagagtaaaataaACTTACTAGGAAAGGCATTAATGTGCAGGTGTCATGTTATGCTTTTGGAAGAGGTTGATCAGAGTTTTCAGAATCACTGTCTTgggctaaaaaaaaaaagagtgttttaacaaaaaaaattaattcatttgAACAAACATAATTTCTAATGAGAATGAAGTATATGTAATTACACCAATGATTTATCAGAAGAAAAATTATACTTACTACCGGTCCTCTTATAGCCTGcagattaaaataatataaaatcagTATTATACTGATATATAGAACATGTGAAGCCTTGCTGTCAGATGATAGTCATTTCTCTTAATGTGCAGCTTTTGTACTTACCCTTGGACTTTTTCCACACAACCAGTCCAATTATGGCAGCAAGAACAGCCAACATCACCACACATCCCACAACAATAGCAATGATGTTGACAGCTCCTGCCATGAAAACAAATTTACACTGAACATTACATACTGTAAAGTACAGAGCAAACCGTCTAATTAAATTAACTTTGGTGTTAAAACAAAACTGAGGAGAAGCCCACCGCTaaagcaaaaacagataacagaATGCACTATGACATATTATTTTCCAGAGGATTAATTCATTTTGTTATTGAGATCAGTGGCAGaatgtattacattttggtttttcatttattttatacacatACCTGTGTTAGACCTGATGTTGTTTTCATTGAGAGGGACAACAATCTCTTTCTCTGCTGCAACGTGTTGAATGACACATCTGTAGACATCTGGATTCTTCTTCCACTCCTCAGACTTCACTGAGAGACTGATGCTCTTCTGAAATGTTCCATCTGCATTTGGCAAAGTTGAACTGACATCCACATCCTCATTATGATCCTGATTGTTTTTCTTCCAGGTCATCATGATGTTGCTGGGGTAAAACCCAGTAGCATGACAGATAACCGGAGACTTGTCCTTCTGCAGCAGA comes from Triplophysa dalaica isolate WHDGS20190420 chromosome 25, ASM1584641v1, whole genome shotgun sequence and encodes:
- the LOC130415195 gene encoding LOW QUALITY PROTEIN: proteasome subunit beta type-8-like (The sequence of the model RefSeq protein was modified relative to this genomic sequence to represent the inferred CDS: inserted 1 base in 1 codon) is translated as MCPYSLIALPPMALLNKYLNSSTAHQPSKFLKSCSSEDGVCIDLNHGTTTLAFKFRHGVIVAVDSRASAGKYIALKEANKVIEINPYLLGTMSGSAADCQYWERLLAKECRLYKLRNKERILVSAASKLLCNMMLGYRGMGLSIGSMICGWDKQGPGLYYVDDNGTRLSGRXVSTGCGNSYAYGVVDSGYREDMTVEEAYELGRRGIAHATHRDAYSGGVVNLYHMQEDGWIKVCKEDVSELIHRYKKGMF